In Staphylococcus saccharolyticus, one genomic interval encodes:
- the murD gene encoding UDP-N-acetylmuramoyl-L-alanine--D-glutamate ligase: MLNYTGLENKNVLVVGLAKSGYEAAKLLSKLGANVIVNDGKDLSQDAHAKDLESMGIKVISGSHPVSLLDNNPIIVKNPGIPYTVSIIDEAVKRGLKILTEVELSYLISEAPIIAVTGTNGKTTVTSLIGDMFKKSVLTGRLSGNIGYVASKVAQKATPDEYLITELSSFQLLGIEQYKPHIAIITNIYSAHLDYHETLENYQNAKKQIYKNQTEDDYLICNYHQRHLIESENLKVKTFYFSTQQEVNGIYIKDDFIVFNGIRIINVKDLVLPGEHNLENILAAVLAAILAGVSVKVIVDSLTTFSGIEHRLQYIGTNRTNKYYNDSKATNTLATQFALNSFQQPIIWLCGGLDRGNEFDELIPYMKNVRVMVVFGETQEKFAKLGNSQGKYVIKATGVEDAVDKIQDVVELNDVVLLSPACASWDQYNTFEERGEKFVERFRAHLPSY; this comes from the coding sequence TTGCTAAATTACACAGGATTAGAAAATAAAAATGTTCTAGTAGTAGGCTTAGCAAAAAGTGGTTATGAAGCAGCAAAATTACTATCTAAATTAGGTGCAAATGTTATTGTAAATGACGGTAAAGATCTTTCACAAGATGCACATGCTAAAGACTTAGAATCTATGGGGATAAAAGTTATCAGTGGCAGTCACCCAGTATCTCTTCTAGATAATAATCCAATCATTGTAAAGAATCCGGGAATTCCTTATACGGTTTCAATTATAGATGAAGCGGTAAAAAGAGGACTTAAAATTTTAACTGAAGTTGAATTAAGCTACTTAATTTCAGAAGCGCCAATTATTGCTGTGACAGGTACTAACGGTAAAACAACAGTGACTTCACTTATTGGAGATATGTTCAAAAAAAGTGTTTTAACTGGACGTTTATCAGGTAATATTGGTTATGTTGCTTCGAAAGTGGCTCAAAAGGCAACTCCCGATGAATACTTAATTACAGAATTATCATCATTCCAATTACTAGGAATAGAACAATATAAGCCACATATCGCTATTATTACTAATATTTATTCAGCACACCTTGATTACCATGAAACCTTAGAAAATTATCAGAATGCTAAAAAACAAATTTATAAAAATCAAACTGAGGACGATTATTTAATATGTAATTACCATCAAAGACATTTGATTGAGTCTGAAAATCTTAAAGTGAAAACATTTTATTTTTCAACTCAACAAGAAGTGAACGGTATTTATATTAAAGATGACTTTATTGTCTTTAACGGCATTCGTATAATCAACGTTAAAGATTTAGTATTGCCGGGTGAACACAACTTAGAAAATATACTAGCTGCAGTATTAGCTGCTATTTTGGCAGGCGTATCAGTTAAAGTAATCGTTGATAGTTTAACTACCTTCTCAGGAATTGAACATAGACTTCAATATATCGGCACGAATCGTACAAATAAATATTATAATGATTCCAAAGCAACTAATACTTTAGCTACACAATTTGCGCTAAACTCTTTCCAACAACCAATTATTTGGTTATGTGGTGGTCTTGATCGTGGTAACGAATTTGATGAACTTATTCCTTATATGAAAAATGTACGTGTCATGGTTGTTTTTGGTGAAACGCAAGAAAAGTTTGCTAAACTAGGTAATAGTCAAGGCAAGTACGTAATTAAAGCAACAGGTGTTGAAGATGCTGTTGATAAAATTCAAGATGTTGTAGAACTTAATGATGTCGTATTATTATCACCTGCTTGTGCAAGTTGGGATCAATACAATACATTTGAAGAACGTGGTGAGAAATTTGTCGAAAGATTCCGAGCACACTTGCCATCTTACTAA
- the mraY gene encoding phospho-N-acetylmuramoyl-pentapeptide-transferase: MFFIYAIIALLITFILVPVLIPTLKRMKFGQSIREEGPQSHMKKTGIPTMGGLTFLISIITTSIIAIIFVDNSNPIILLLFVTIGFGLIGFIDDYIIVVKKNNQGLTSKQKFLAQIIIAVIFFVLSDGFHLINFTTNLHIPFANFDIPLSFAYVLFIVFWQVGFSNAVNLTDGLDGLATGLSIIGFAMYAIMSFILDSPAIGTFCIIMIFALLGFLPYNLNPAKVFMGDTGSLALGGIFATISMMLNQELSLIFIGFVFVVETLSVMLQVALYKLTKKRIFKMSPIHHHFELSGWGEWKVVTVFWTVGLISGLIGLWIGVH, translated from the coding sequence ATGTTCTTTATATATGCGATCATCGCACTACTCATAACATTTATATTAGTTCCTGTGCTTATACCTACTTTAAAAAGAATGAAGTTTGGACAAAGCATTCGTGAAGAAGGACCTCAAAGTCACATGAAAAAAACAGGCATACCTACTATGGGAGGCCTAACTTTCTTAATTAGTATCATTACTACATCAATTATCGCAATTATTTTTGTGGATAATTCAAATCCAATTATTCTACTATTATTTGTTACTATAGGATTTGGACTTATTGGTTTTATTGATGATTACATCATTGTTGTTAAAAAGAACAATCAAGGACTAACAAGTAAACAAAAATTCTTAGCACAAATTATAATTGCAGTAATATTCTTCGTCTTAAGTGATGGTTTTCACTTAATTAATTTCACAACGAATTTACATATTCCTTTTGCGAACTTTGATATTCCTTTATCATTTGCCTATGTTTTATTTATTGTTTTTTGGCAAGTAGGCTTTTCAAATGCGGTTAATTTAACAGATGGTTTAGATGGTTTAGCTACTGGATTATCTATCATTGGCTTTGCGATGTATGCAATCATGAGTTTCATACTTGATTCACCAGCAATTGGTACATTTTGTATTATTATGATATTTGCATTATTAGGTTTTCTTCCATATAACTTAAATCCTGCAAAGGTATTTATGGGTGATACAGGTAGTTTGGCACTTGGGGGAATCTTTGCAACAATATCAATGATGCTTAATCAAGAATTATCACTTATCTTTATAGGCTTTGTATTTGTGGTCGAAACTTTATCAGTGATGCTACAAGTTGCATTATATAAATTAACTAAAAAACGTATTTTCAAAATGAGCCCGATTCACCATCATTTTGAATTAAGTGGATGGGGAGAATGGAAAGTTGTTACTGTATTTTGGACTGTAGGTTTAATATCAGGATTAATCGGTTTATGGATTGGAGTGCATTAA
- a CDS encoding penicillin-binding protein, whose protein sequence is MAKRKIKIKKNKIGAVLLVGLFGLLFFLLVLRFSYIMITGHSNGQDLVMKANEKYLVKNSQQPERGKIYDRNGKVLAEDVERYKLVAVIDKKASENSKKPRHVVDKKKTAKKLSEVIDMKPDEIEKRLNNKKVFQVEFGQKGTDLTYQDKEKIEKMNLPGISLYPETERFYPNGNFASHLIGMAQKDPDTGQLNGALGVEKIFNSYLNGTQGALKYIHDIWGYIAPNTKKEQQPKRGDDVHLTIDSNIQVFVEEALDDMVDRYAPKDLFAVVMDAKTGEILAYSQRPTFNPETGKDFGKKWANDLYQNTYEPGSTFKTFGLAAAIQEGKFKPDEKYKSGHRDIMGSEISDWNKTGWGRIPMSLGFTYSSNTLMMHLQDLVGADKMKSWYERFGFGKKTDGLFDGEASGNIGWANELQQKTSAFGQSTTVTPVQMIQAQSSFFNKGNMLKPWFVSSIDNPITKKNYYSGKKQYAGQPVTKETADKVEKELDKVVNSKQSHAMNYRVKGYDIEGKTGTAQVADSNGGGYVKGNNPYFVSFIGDAPKKKTKVIVYAGMSLAQKNDEEAYEMGVSKAFKPIMENTLKYLNVGKSSDSVSKTNYSKVPNVQGNETQKAEDSINAQSLKPITIGNGKQIKAQSVKARSQILPHSKVLLLTDGDITMPDMTGWTKEDVLAFEDLTNIQVSTKGNGFVTSQSVTKGQTLKNKDKIEVTLSAEKTDDNEDDSSDTQDDKKSKDKSSSKDKTDTSSKSNSKNSSSSDSKKDSNNNINTHSISSNDN, encoded by the coding sequence ATGGCGAAGCGAAAAATTAAAATTAAAAAAAATAAAATAGGGGCAGTCCTACTTGTTGGTTTATTCGGACTGCTCTTTTTTCTATTGGTTTTAAGGTTCTCATATATCATGATTACGGGTCATTCAAATGGTCAAGACTTAGTCATGAAAGCAAATGAAAAATATTTAGTAAAAAACTCACAACAACCTGAACGCGGTAAGATATATGATCGAAACGGCAAGGTTTTAGCGGAAGATGTGGAGAGGTATAAACTGGTTGCTGTTATAGACAAAAAAGCAAGTGAAAATAGTAAAAAACCTCGACACGTCGTCGACAAGAAGAAAACTGCAAAAAAATTGTCTGAAGTCATCGATATGAAACCTGATGAAATTGAAAAGCGTTTAAATAATAAGAAAGTATTTCAAGTTGAGTTCGGTCAAAAAGGGACAGATTTAACTTATCAAGATAAAGAGAAGATAGAAAAGATGAATTTACCGGGAATCTCACTTTACCCTGAAACTGAACGCTTTTACCCTAATGGAAATTTCGCATCTCACCTCATTGGTATGGCACAAAAAGATCCTGACACAGGGCAACTTAACGGTGCTTTAGGTGTGGAAAAAATCTTTAACAGTTACCTAAATGGTACACAAGGTGCTTTAAAATATATTCACGATATTTGGGGGTATATAGCACCAAATACAAAAAAAGAACAGCAACCCAAACGTGGTGATGATGTTCATTTAACTATAGATTCAAATATTCAAGTGTTTGTTGAGGAAGCACTTGATGATATGGTTGATAGATATGCGCCAAAAGACTTATTTGCGGTAGTCATGGATGCTAAAACTGGAGAAATTCTAGCTTACAGTCAACGTCCTACTTTTAATCCTGAAACAGGTAAAGATTTTGGGAAAAAATGGGCGAACGATTTATACCAAAATACGTATGAACCCGGTTCTACATTTAAAACATTTGGTTTAGCCGCAGCAATCCAAGAAGGTAAGTTTAAACCAGATGAAAAATATAAATCGGGACACAGAGATATTATGGGCTCAGAAATCTCTGATTGGAATAAAACTGGTTGGGGAAGAATACCAATGTCTCTAGGTTTTACTTATTCTTCAAACACTTTAATGATGCACTTACAAGATTTAGTGGGTGCAGACAAAATGAAATCATGGTATGAGAGATTTGGTTTTGGTAAAAAAACTGACGGTCTATTTGATGGTGAAGCATCAGGAAATATCGGTTGGGCTAATGAATTACAACAAAAAACATCTGCATTTGGTCAATCCACTACGGTTACACCGGTTCAAATGATTCAAGCACAATCGTCATTCTTTAATAAAGGAAATATGCTGAAACCATGGTTTGTAAGTAGTATTGACAATCCGATTACTAAAAAGAATTATTATAGTGGTAAAAAACAATATGCTGGGCAACCAGTGACAAAAGAAACGGCTGATAAAGTCGAAAAAGAATTAGATAAAGTAGTAAATAGTAAACAAAGTCATGCGATGAATTATCGTGTCAAAGGATACGATATTGAAGGTAAAACAGGTACAGCACAAGTTGCCGATTCTAATGGCGGTGGATATGTTAAAGGAAACAATCCATACTTTGTAAGCTTTATAGGAGATGCACCTAAGAAAAAAACAAAAGTAATTGTTTACGCTGGTATGAGTCTTGCTCAGAAAAACGATGAAGAAGCCTATGAAATGGGTGTAAGTAAAGCATTTAAACCTATTATGGAAAATACACTTAAATATTTAAACGTTGGTAAATCTAGTGATTCAGTTTCTAAAACTAATTACAGCAAGGTACCAAATGTTCAAGGCAATGAAACTCAAAAAGCCGAAGATAGTATCAATGCTCAATCTCTAAAACCAATTACTATAGGAAATGGTAAACAAATTAAAGCTCAATCTGTTAAAGCAAGAAGCCAAATCTTACCACATAGTAAAGTTTTATTACTTACTGATGGAGATATAACAATGCCAGATATGACCGGTTGGACTAAGGAAGATGTATTAGCCTTTGAAGACTTAACAAATATACAAGTTTCTACTAAAGGTAATGGTTTTGTAACAAGTCAAAGCGTTACAAAAGGTCAAACATTGAAAAATAAGGACAAAATTGAAGTGACGTTATCCGCTGAAAAAACTGATGACAATGAAGATGATTCAAGCGACACTCAAGATGATAAAAAGTCTAAAGATAAGTCTTCATCAAAAGATAAAACAGATACATCTTCAAAATCAAATTCAAAGAATAGTTCAAGTTCTGATTCTAAAAAAGACTCCAATAATAACATAAATACTCATTCAATTTCCTCAAATGATAACTGA
- the ftsL gene encoding cell division protein FtsL has translation MAVEKIYQPYDEATQTSIPQRQPQSRLEKQTVKRKVVVQLTRFEKILYIALITVIALISIYMLSLKMDAYDTRGKIADLDQKIEKQSSENSALKSEIKKNSSYERIYDKAKKQGMSLQNDNVKVVRNNGEAKN, from the coding sequence ATGGCTGTAGAAAAAATTTATCAACCTTATGATGAAGCAACACAAACCAGTATTCCTCAAAGACAACCGCAATCACGCCTCGAAAAACAAACGGTAAAAAGAAAAGTTGTTGTTCAACTTACTAGATTTGAAAAGATTTTATACATAGCGCTTATTACCGTGATTGCCTTGATTAGTATATATATGCTATCTTTAAAAATGGATGCGTACGATACGCGAGGAAAAATTGCAGATTTGGATCAAAAAATAGAAAAACAATCTAGCGAAAACAGCGCATTAAAGTCTGAAATTAAGAAAAATTCTTCTTATGAACGCATTTACGACAAAGCTAAAAAGCAAGGCATGAGCCTACAGAACGACAATGTAAAGGTAGTGCGTAATAATGGCGAAGCGAAAAATTAA
- the rsmH gene encoding 16S rRNA (cytosine(1402)-N(4))-methyltransferase RsmH, with protein sequence MFHHISVMLNETIDYLNITEDGVYVDCTLGGAGHALYLLNQLNDEGRLIAIDQDLTAIENAKEVLKEHLHKVTFVHSNFRELTNILKDLNIEKVDGIYYDLGVSSPQLDVPERGFSYHNDAKLDMRMDQTQDLSAYEVVNQWSYEALVKNFYRYGEEKFSKQIARRIEARREQHPIETTLQLVDIIKEGIPAKARRKGGHPAKRVFQAIRIAVNDELAAFEDSIEQAIECVKVKGRISVITFHSLEDRLCKQIFQEYEKGPDVPRGLPVVPEEYAPKLKQVNRKPITATDEDLNENNRARSAKLRVAEILK encoded by the coding sequence GTGTTTCATCACATTAGCGTCATGTTAAACGAAACCATTGATTATTTAAATATCACAGAAGATGGTGTGTATGTTGATTGTACGTTAGGTGGAGCAGGGCATGCCCTTTATTTACTTAATCAATTAAATGATGAAGGTAGACTTATAGCGATTGACCAAGATTTAACAGCCATAGAAAATGCAAAGGAAGTTTTAAAAGAACATCTGCACAAAGTCACTTTTGTTCATAGTAACTTTCGAGAATTAACAAATATTTTAAAAGACTTAAACATTGAAAAGGTCGACGGTATTTACTACGATCTTGGCGTTTCTAGTCCGCAACTAGATGTGCCAGAAAGAGGATTTAGCTATCACAATGATGCAAAGCTTGATATGCGAATGGATCAAACACAAGATTTATCTGCATACGAAGTTGTTAATCAGTGGTCTTATGAAGCGCTTGTAAAAAATTTTTATCGATATGGTGAAGAGAAATTCTCTAAACAGATCGCCAGAAGAATCGAAGCACGTCGAGAACAACATCCAATTGAAACGACATTACAACTTGTTGACATCATCAAAGAAGGCATCCCAGCTAAAGCTAGGAGAAAAGGTGGGCATCCAGCGAAAAGAGTTTTTCAAGCTATAAGAATCGCTGTCAACGATGAATTAGCTGCTTTTGAGGATTCAATTGAACAAGCTATCGAATGTGTAAAAGTGAAAGGTAGAATTTCGGTGATTACTTTCCATTCTTTAGAAGATCGTTTATGTAAACAGATTTTTCAAGAATATGAGAAAGGTCCTGATGTTCCTAGAGGATTACCTGTTGTTCCAGAAGAGTATGCCCCGAAATTAAAACAGGTCAATCGTAAACCGATAACCGCTACTGACGAAGACTTAAATGAAAACAATCGAGCTCGCAGTGCAAAGCTACGCGTAGCAGAAATTTTAAAATAA
- the mraZ gene encoding division/cell wall cluster transcriptional repressor MraZ, with protein MFMGEYDHQLDTKGRMIIPSKFRYELNERFIITRGLDKCLFGYTLEEWQQIEEKMKSLPMTKKDARKFMRMFFSGAVEVELDKQGRINIPQNLRKYANLNKECTVIGVSNRIEIWDRETWNDFYEESEESFEDIAEDLIDFDF; from the coding sequence ATGTTCATGGGAGAATACGATCATCAATTAGATACAAAAGGACGTATGATTATACCGTCCAAGTTTCGTTATGAATTAAATGAACGTTTTATTATCACTAGAGGCCTTGATAAGTGTTTATTTGGTTACACACTTGAAGAATGGCAACAAATTGAAGAGAAGATGAAATCCTTACCTATGACTAAAAAAGATGCACGTAAATTCATGCGTATGTTCTTCTCTGGTGCCGTTGAAGTAGAACTAGATAAACAAGGGCGTATCAATATCCCTCAAAATTTGAGGAAATATGCTAATTTAAACAAAGAATGTACAGTAATAGGTGTTTCAAATCGAATTGAAATTTGGGACAGAGAAACTTGGAATGACTTCTATGAAGAATCAGAAGAAAGTTTCGAAGATATTGCTGAAGATTTAATAGATTTTGATTTTTAA
- the bshC gene encoding bacillithiol biosynthesis cysteine-adding enzyme BshC: MECNTVKLNEKDQFINKIKNSDAQVTSFYEYDAVKEDSFIKRLKATNNGKEHQLSKVVQSYMSDLDLTQQQVESINALDQGAKVVIGGQQAGLLGGPLYTFHKIFSIITLSQQLSKKYNQYIIPAFWIAGEDHDFDEVNHTYAFNSKTSSLKKIKFHTMTPPESNVSRFTPDKDALINALDQFFKEINETTHTKIVYQLCKKIINQYDTWTDIFKALLHEVFKDYGLLLIDAQYPALRQMERPILQAILEKHQDIDSAFRQTQQATTNNQLPQMIQTDTNTHLFLHDDHMRQLLTFEDGRFKVSKSNRYYTKEELLEIIEKEPERLSNNVVTRPVVEEWLFNTVAFVGGPSEIKYWAELKGVFNILDVEMPIVMPRLRISYLYERTHKLLTQYHLTIGSVISDGIEKEKQSFVRVQASDIFIKEVEQMKERQQQHFEMLLEQVDGNHDNQILLKNNNEIHQKQYDYLLKRYLLNIERKNDTSMHQFREISEVLHPMGGLQERIWNPFQIMNDFGIDVFNPSTFPPLSYTFDHIIIKP, from the coding sequence ATGGAATGTAATACTGTAAAGTTAAATGAAAAAGATCAATTCATTAATAAAATTAAAAATAGTGATGCTCAAGTTACATCATTTTATGAATATGATGCTGTAAAAGAGGACAGTTTCATTAAAAGATTGAAAGCAACTAATAATGGTAAAGAACATCAATTATCTAAAGTAGTACAATCATATATGAGTGATTTAGATTTAACTCAGCAACAAGTTGAAAGCATAAATGCGTTAGATCAAGGAGCTAAAGTAGTGATTGGTGGTCAACAAGCTGGACTTTTAGGAGGCCCACTATACACATTTCATAAGATTTTCTCAATCATAACTTTAAGTCAGCAACTATCAAAAAAATATAATCAATACATTATCCCTGCGTTTTGGATTGCTGGCGAAGATCATGATTTTGATGAAGTTAATCACACGTATGCATTTAATAGTAAAACGTCATCGCTTAAAAAAATTAAGTTTCATACTATGACACCGCCAGAAAGTAATGTGTCCAGATTTACTCCTGATAAAGATGCTTTAATAAATGCTTTGGATCAATTTTTTAAGGAAATCAATGAGACTACGCATACTAAAATTGTTTATCAGCTTTGTAAAAAGATTATTAATCAATATGATACTTGGACTGATATTTTTAAAGCATTACTACATGAAGTGTTTAAAGATTATGGTTTGTTATTGATTGATGCGCAATACCCTGCCTTAAGACAAATGGAGCGTCCTATTTTACAAGCAATTTTAGAAAAGCACCAGGATATAGATTCGGCATTTCGTCAAACTCAGCAAGCAACGACTAATAATCAGTTGCCACAAATGATTCAAACAGATACGAATACGCACTTATTTTTACATGATGATCATATGAGACAATTGTTAACTTTTGAGGATGGTCGTTTTAAAGTAAGTAAATCAAATCGTTATTATACTAAAGAAGAATTGTTAGAAATCATCGAAAAGGAACCAGAAAGATTATCAAATAACGTAGTTACACGCCCTGTGGTTGAAGAATGGCTATTTAATACGGTTGCGTTTGTTGGAGGTCCGAGTGAAATAAAATATTGGGCAGAATTAAAGGGTGTATTTAATATTTTAGATGTTGAAATGCCGATAGTTATGCCGAGATTACGCATATCTTATTTGTATGAAAGAACTCATAAGTTGCTTACACAATATCATCTAACTATTGGTTCAGTAATCTCAGATGGTATTGAAAAAGAAAAACAGAGCTTTGTGAGAGTACAGGCTTCAGATATCTTTATAAAAGAAGTAGAACAAATGAAAGAGCGTCAACAACAACATTTTGAAATGTTGTTAGAGCAAGTGGATGGTAATCATGATAATCAAATATTGCTAAAGAATAATAATGAAATACATCAGAAACAATATGACTATCTTTTGAAACGCTATTTATTAAATATAGAAAGAAAAAATGATACAAGTATGCATCAGTTTAGAGAAATTAGTGAAGTCCTCCATCCGATGGGAGGCTTGCAAGAAAGAATATGGAATCCATTTCAAATTATGAATGATTTTGGGATAGATGTGTTCAACCCCTCCACTTTTCCACCACTTTCATACACTTTTGATCATATTATTATAAAACCTTGA
- a CDS encoding N-acetyltransferase, which yields MNEIKHLEINYKIDELFEDFREFGNKDLYMAKELKGQLIDASSDSPFYGIFVGDKLAARMALLDKGEVEETYFPNCNDYILLWKLEVLKNYQSRGYAKQLIDFAKKYQKPIKAIARNKSKDYFIKQGFEDVEAKNPEGHDILIWKP from the coding sequence ATGAACGAGATAAAACATTTGGAGATCAATTATAAAATTGACGAGCTCTTTGAAGATTTTAGAGAGTTCGGTAATAAAGATCTCTATATGGCAAAAGAACTTAAGGGGCAATTGATTGATGCAAGTTCTGACTCACCATTCTATGGTATTTTTGTTGGAGATAAACTTGCTGCAAGGATGGCTTTGCTTGATAAAGGGGAAGTTGAAGAAACATATTTCCCAAACTGTAATGACTATATTCTTTTATGGAAATTAGAAGTTTTGAAAAATTATCAAAGTCGTGGTTACGCAAAACAATTAATTGATTTTGCTAAAAAATATCAAAAACCTATTAAAGCAATCGCAAGAAATAAGTCAAAAGATTATTTCATAAAACAGGGTTTTGAAGATGTTGAGGCAAAAAATCCTGAAGGACACGATATTTTGATTTGGAAACCTTAA
- a CDS encoding beta-class phenol-soluble modulin, translating into MAKLAEAIANTVKAAQDQDWTKLGTSIVDIVASGVSVLGKIFGF; encoded by the coding sequence ATGGCAAAATTAGCAGAAGCAATTGCAAACACTGTAAAAGCAGCTCAAGATCAAGACTGGACAAAATTAGGTACTAGCATCGTTGATATCGTAGCAAGCGGTGTTAGTGTATTAGGTAAAATCTTCGGATTTTAA
- a CDS encoding beta-class phenol-soluble modulin codes for MDKLFDAIRNTVDAGINQDWTKLATSIVSIVENGVSVISKFLGA; via the coding sequence ATGGACAAATTATTCGACGCAATCAGAAACACTGTAGATGCAGGTATTAACCAAGATTGGACTAAATTAGCTACTAGCATTGTAAGTATTGTTGAAAATGGCGTAAGTGTTATTTCAAAATTCTTAGGTGCATAA
- a CDS encoding beta-class phenol-soluble modulin, protein MTKLFNAIKDIAEAAISNDGTKLGTSVVSIVENGISIVSEIFGN, encoded by the coding sequence ATGACAAAATTATTTAACGCTATTAAAGACATCGCAGAAGCTGCTATCAGTAATGATGGTACAAAGTTAGGTACAAGTGTTGTTAGCATCGTAGAAAATGGCATTAGTATTGTAAGTGAAATTTTTGGAAACTAA
- a CDS encoding YfcE family phosphodiesterase yields MTKWIIVSDNHNEPGILYYTAEKNSDADVLLHLGDSEFSYDDTELSLYRWVKGNCDFYQEFPKEELVEKDGVRAFYTHGHLYDVNRSRIKLAEKAKSLGCIFAFYGHTHIAKYEEIAGVHVINPGSISQSRSNIEETYAEVDVRERQQEAILNFRNREDQILDIVKMSL; encoded by the coding sequence ATGACTAAGTGGATTATTGTAAGTGATAATCACAATGAACCAGGTATCTTGTATTACACTGCTGAAAAAAATAGTGATGCAGATGTATTATTGCACTTAGGTGATTCAGAATTTAGTTATGATGATACAGAATTAAGTTTATATCGTTGGGTAAAAGGTAATTGTGATTTTTATCAAGAATTTCCTAAAGAAGAATTAGTTGAAAAAGATGGTGTTCGAGCTTTTTATACTCATGGACATTTATATGATGTGAATCGTAGCCGTATTAAACTCGCAGAAAAAGCAAAATCATTAGGTTGCATATTTGCATTTTATGGTCATACTCATATTGCAAAATATGAAGAAATAGCTGGTGTTCACGTGATTAATCCAGGAAGCATTTCACAATCTCGTAGTAATATAGAAGAAACATATGCAGAAGTTGATGTAAGAGAAAGGCAACAAGAGGCTATTTTAAATTTTAGAAATAGAGAAGACCAGATTCTTGATATTGTTAAGATGAGCTTGTAA
- a CDS encoding XTP/dITP diphosphatase gives MEDIVIATNNKGKINDFKTIFKNDHVIGISELIQDFDVDEIGTTFEENARLKSEAAAQALNKRVIADDSGLEVFALNGEPGVYSARYAGLKKNDEDNIDKLLAKLENETNRRAQFVCVISMSVPGEETKTFRGTVSGEITRQRQGSHGFGYDSVFLVPNINKTMAELSDSEKSEISHRRKAIECLNHYLADEKHD, from the coding sequence ATGGAAGATATTGTCATTGCAACGAATAATAAAGGTAAGATTAATGATTTTAAAACGATTTTTAAAAATGACCATGTTATAGGAATTTCTGAATTGATTCAAGACTTTGATGTTGATGAGATTGGAACAACGTTTGAAGAAAATGCAAGATTAAAATCAGAAGCAGCAGCCCAAGCTCTGAATAAACGAGTGATTGCAGATGATAGTGGACTTGAAGTTTTCGCTTTAAACGGTGAGCCCGGTGTCTATTCAGCGCGTTATGCAGGTTTAAAAAAGAATGATGAAGACAATATCGATAAGTTATTGGCAAAATTAGAAAATGAAACAAATCGTCGCGCACAATTCGTTTGCGTGATTAGTATGAGTGTACCAGGTGAAGAAACTAAAACGTTTAGAGGAACAGTATCTGGAGAGATTACACGACAAAGACAAGGTAGTCATGGCTTTGGTTATGATTCAGTGTTTTTAGTTCCTAATATAAATAAAACAATGGCTGAACTTTCTGATAGTGAAAAAAGTGAAATAAGTCATCGTAGAAAGGCGATTGAATGTTTAAATCATTATTTAGCAGATGAGAAACATGACTAA